In the Bacillus shivajii genome, one interval contains:
- a CDS encoding NUDIX domain-containing protein: MIRKAVGAIVFQKNKFLLVHKTKVNTLEGKRTVKGEWDFVKGGVEKSDKDLSDAIVRELHEETGSTKYEIVKVFDEKISFDFPKDVKVKIGYDKQETTMFLVEFFGDVHALIPNDHEISDVTLIEKNKVVDILTHQDTKEFFIKHLKI; this comes from the coding sequence ATGATTCGAAAAGCAGTCGGTGCAATTGTTTTTCAAAAAAATAAATTCTTACTAGTACATAAAACGAAGGTCAATACACTGGAAGGGAAACGAACTGTTAAAGGTGAGTGGGACTTCGTAAAAGGTGGCGTGGAAAAAAGTGATAAAGATCTGTCCGATGCGATTGTACGTGAATTACATGAAGAGACAGGTTCAACAAAGTATGAAATTGTAAAAGTGTTTGATGAGAAAATTTCCTTTGATTTTCCAAAGGATGTTAAAGTGAAAATAGGTTACGACAAACAGGAAACGACAATGTTTCTCGTAGAGTTTTTTGGGGATGTTCACGCACTTATTCCTAATGATCATGAAATAAGTGACGTAACGCTTATTGAAAAAAATAAGGTCGTAGATATACTTACCCACCAAGATACGAAAGAATTTTTTATAAAACATTTGAAGATTTAG
- a CDS encoding DUF3231 family protein — protein MTRNAATTHNSQPLTSVEVSSLWNGYLVESLVHHMFKYFLQNIDDPDIKELVETCHTLSKKQMDQYRSIFHKDNFPIPNGIQIEDINVNAPRLFSDIYYINYIKNMAKFALLMHVNAFTEVTRDDVTTLFSGFIDNLKDIEIKATDLMLSKGLYTRPPLVPIPESIDVVESKKFLGSFFESNRPLTVHEISQLFTIAEGNALGKATSMAFSQVSQDKQIQEYILKGKDIAHRYIQLFNDVLLNEDIPTVKTYDSEVTEITVSPFSDRLLMFHVSLLAKAGIGNYGMAIAKTQRKDIGLMYARILAEATEYATEGAKLMIKKGWMEQPPLAANRDKLVEKD, from the coding sequence ATGACACGTAATGCAGCCACAACCCATAATAGTCAACCATTAACCTCAGTAGAGGTGTCAAGTCTTTGGAATGGTTATTTAGTCGAATCGCTCGTTCACCACATGTTTAAATACTTTTTACAAAACATTGATGATCCTGATATTAAAGAACTAGTAGAAACTTGTCACACTTTATCAAAAAAACAAATGGATCAATATCGTTCTATCTTTCATAAAGATAATTTCCCTATACCTAACGGAATTCAAATCGAAGACATTAATGTAAATGCCCCAAGGTTATTTTCGGATATTTACTATATTAATTACATTAAAAACATGGCTAAGTTTGCTTTGTTAATGCATGTTAATGCTTTTACGGAAGTGACAAGGGATGATGTGACAACATTGTTCAGTGGTTTCATCGATAACTTAAAAGATATCGAGATCAAAGCCACAGATCTAATGCTTTCTAAAGGATTATACACTCGACCTCCTTTGGTTCCCATTCCTGAAAGTATTGACGTTGTCGAAAGTAAGAAATTTTTGGGAAGCTTTTTCGAATCGAATCGTCCGTTAACCGTTCATGAAATATCGCAACTTTTTACGATCGCAGAGGGGAATGCACTCGGAAAAGCAACGAGCATGGCATTTTCACAAGTATCACAAGATAAACAAATTCAAGAGTATATATTAAAAGGAAAAGACATCGCTCACAGGTATATTCAGTTGTTTAATGATGTATTGTTAAATGAAGATATCCCAACCGTTAAAACGTATGATAGTGAGGTAACAGAAATCACTGTTTCACCATTTTCTGATCGACTGCTGATGTTTCATGTAAGTTTATTAGCTAAAGCTGGTATAGGGAACTATGGGATGGCAATTGCTAAAACTCAAAGAAAAGACATCGGCCTTATGTATGCTCGCATTTTGGCTGAAGCTACTGAGTATGCAACTGAAGGAGCTAAATTGATGATAAAAAAAGGTTGGATGGAACAGCCGCCGTTAGCAGCAAATCGAGATAAATTAGTTGAGAAGGATTAG